The following proteins are encoded in a genomic region of Coffea eugenioides isolate CCC68of chromosome 6, Ceug_1.0, whole genome shotgun sequence:
- the LOC113776135 gene encoding uncharacterized protein LOC113776135, translating into MTANMMSLKAFQSPFTPNKHALLRGRDYSKRKYTNLLLCKANESDSGTPPPEGDRRKQELLARIAMLQAQKLRLTDYLDERSAYLTQFAEEANAEIDQIGENALKELDEAGSRIMENIESQMQAFEESAELNKQEIEESEKKLADFEGQIEEDRNEGLFFKNLRQKTPPGKERAEEERMKLRELTKENAGSKTRRNIYLALIGLVLIGICDASITSSSDWRKVAVLGAILVGLLSQLLYEQMMLSETEKTEQNKSKIDKE; encoded by the exons ATGACAGCAAATATGATGTCCCTAAAAGCATTTCAATCCCCTTTTACTCCAAACAAGCACGCTTTACTCCGAGGAAGAGATTACTCCAAGAGGAAGTACACCAACCTCCTCCTATGCAAGGCAAACGAATCAGATTCGGGAACACCGCCACCTGAAGGAGATAGAAGAAAGCAGGAATTGCTTGCCCGAATAGCAATGCTGCAAGCCCAAAAACTACGTCTTACTGATTACTTAGATGAAAGGTCCGCATATCTGACCCAGTTTGCAGAAGAAGCCAATGCTGAAATTGATCAAATAGGTGAAAATGCTCTCAAAGAACTTGATGAAGCTGGCTCCAGG ATAATGGAAAACATAGAGAGCCAGATGCAAGCCTTTGAAGAATCGGCAGAATTGAATAAGCAGGAGATTGAAGAAAGTGAGAAGAAGTTGGCAGATTTCGAAGGCCAAATTGAGGAGGACAGAAACGAAGGTCTGTTCTTCAAGAACTTGCGCCAGAAAACACCCCCTGGAAAAGAGAGAGCTGAGGAGGAGAGAATGAAGCTTAGAGAGCTTACCAAGGAAAATGCTGGGTCTAAAACTAGGAGGAACATTTACCTTGCACTAATAGGCTTGGTACTTATTGGAATTTGTGATGCGTCGATCACTTCATCATCTGACTGGCGTAAGGTAGCAGTTCTTGGAGCAATCTTGGTGGGTTTGCTTTCTCAACTCCTCTACGAGCAAATGATGTTGTCAGAGACAGAAAAAACagaacaaaacaaaagcaaaatagaTAAAGAGTGA